In Numida meleagris isolate 19003 breed g44 Domestic line chromosome 11, NumMel1.0, whole genome shotgun sequence, the genomic window TAGCAGCCACCTCTTCCTGCACTCTCCTGCAGCTTTTGTGCTGTTAGTGTGAAACCAGGACCAACGTGCTTAGCCACTTCCATCCTTACAAACTTCTGCCCACGTTTGCCTCTGCTTTCAGTTGGATCACACACTGAGATGCTGAGATGGCAGCAGGTGCTTAACCCTGGGtcagctcaggctgcagagctgggctaTCTGTTCTGCTCATACCACCAGTGACTTTTACTTGCTACGACCTGGTCACTTTGCTGCATGCCCAAGCAGCATTGTGCTCCAGGTAACCTCCTCCACTTGGCACAACTCAAGACTGTTGGTCCAAACCTACTGTGCTAAGAGTCAGGTGTGCAGGATAAAGCTGCCATCATCCTAAGCTTCTGCTTAAGAAGAATCCCACCCCAAAACACTGGCTCAAGGACTCAGCTTGACCAGAGTGAATTCCCATATACAACCAGAAGACAGGACTTCAGCACACCTGGAGTGACCAGGCCATGCTGCACCAGTCCAAAAGACACGGACAAGGAAGAGCTTCATACCTAACCTTGACTTCATCTCAGCTCCTGGAAAAATCCAATTCGAAATCTCACTGCCTGCcctgttctctgcttttcttttccaagcagaGGAGAAGCCACATCAAGGAACCTCCTGAAGCGCTGCACTGAGTCAGTGGTTTTCATCAGCAGGAACCCACAAAAGGAGCAAGAAGGCTTACCTGGAGTCAGAAGGTACAAAGCTGTGCACCCACAGGGGAAAATTTAGGAGCCTGCAATTCAGGAGAGGGCTGGAGGATGCTGAGCTGAAGCACAGCAGGACaaagatggcagcagcaggacgcAGCAGCAAGGTCTACAGGAGGCAGCTCCTTCCTGtgatggcagcacagcaccatGGCCCTGCTCCCTCGGGATGCCCATAAACCAAGGCACATCTACCTGCCAgagccagcctgcagctccaAAGCCACCAAGAAGGAATAGGAGGGTTAGGATTTCAGTTTCCAGCAATAAGGGGCGTGCAGAACCCTGGTACTGGCAGCAGCACGCTGGTTTGAGGGGCAGGTGGTGCCTGAGCCATACCACAGGTCTGCAGTACTGCTTCTCAACATCAGCAGCTCACCCATCTCCCACCCAGGCAGTTAGCAACCCTGCTTGTGCCTAAACTGGCTGTGGCAATCAGGAGTCCTTCACTCGGCCACATCAAGCAGACAGAATTGGGTACAGCTTCTATCCTGGCTTATCACCAGTACCACACACAGCAACACTGCCACCTTCTCCAACAAATCAAGCCCAAAGATACGAGTTCACATCTTTGCCAGTAACAACCAAATCCCTTCTTCACATTAGCTTTGATTACAAAGTTTTGTTAAGGCTACGAAGTGCTATTCCTACCCTTTCCTTACAAGCAGCTTATAACGAGGGTTCGTGGTGTTCTGCCCGCAGTGCTGTTACAACACGTTGCCTTAGCATCCTCTGTACTTTTTTGAAGGGGATGGTTTCAGCAATTGTTACTTTCACAAGATCAATCTGGCCTCTCTAATGTCTGAGCTCTGAtattcagataaaatatttcattccaaGATCTGACAAATGTTTCCTGAGAGAGCAACCAgcaaccaacagaaaaaaatcagcaccCAGTCTGAAGTTCTTCTGAGCCAGCCTAGACACAAACCCAAAATTGTGTTTGCTACCCTATTCCTGAAGCTTTACTCCACGCACAAGGGACAGATCTGCTGCGTGACCGCACTCCAGAACTCCCAGGACCACTGACACACCCTGTAGCTCAGAACCTACTCTGCTCACATACACCACAGGGCAGAACCCTTCAGAGCTACCAAAAATCAGTGACACAAGCCGAGTCCATTAAGTTCTGCTGTTGCCAGTACTACTGAAATTACACTTTTCACCACTCATATAGCATGCACAACTGCGCAGCATGCAGCACAAAGGAAAGGGAACGAAGATTTGGGGAGCTGATAGGAGAGAAGGGGTTGAATTTTAGGATCCTGAAAACTTTACTACAGGTTTTAGAATAACCACCCTTTATTCTCTAATGTAGGCTATTGGCATTACTATAGAAACTCCACTGGGAATAGTTTCTTTGGGGTGGGAAACCAACACGCACGGTCCTGCAGGAGGGAATCCACTCCTACAGCACAGAGAACACAACACTCAGCAGGTGCTGAGTGGTGCTGAGTGGTGCTGAGAGGTGCTTAGGAAAGCCTAAGGGATGCAAATATGAAATTGTCGCAACCCAGGTCATATGTATCTTTGTAGCCTCAGTGGCAAAACCATCAGGTCAGACTCCCAGTAGCCTCACACTCAGCATTTGTAGGTGACTGCAAGGTCATCCAGTTCTAAGGACCCCCAACCTGGGGAAAAGCCAAGTGCTCACCTTCAGAGGAAGCAGGTCCAGAGGGAAGGtgttaagaggaaaaaaagagggagagctCCAAAGCATTCAGTATCAGCACCCAGCAATGGAGCTTTACTGCCTTCTGCCTCACCGTGCCTCCTGCTCTCACACTCAGAATCTGCTCCTGGTGCGAGGCCTTCCTGTAAGAGTCCCCAGAGCACAACATGGAGATGACAAAAACACCTCAGCTGGAGGGTAACGCTACAGCATAAGCTTATGGGTGACGCACAGAAGCCAGAAAGGACTCGGGAGTTATTTCCCCGTTGGTTATGGAGGTCTCTGACCCCTCCCCTGTACATGAAGAGACCCAGAGAAGCCGAGGACACAAGGAAACCCATTGGAGGCCTTACAGGAGCTCTGCAAAGAGGTGCATTTCCCAGAGGGTCTGAAAGAGTCCACCTGAGGCTGGCCCTGTgtagggaaaagggaaaaatggtgGCAAGAAGCAAGCAGTGCCACAGACCCACACTGCAGTCAGAGGCTGTGACAATGGCATAAGGCTGTCACATCACCCCTCATCACTCACCGCTCAAGTGGGAAACCTCCGGCCGCGGTTGCCGCCCAGCACAAGTCAATCTCTAGCCCCTGGGTCTGCTATCAAGTGACCAGTATCTGCTGCTGGAAGCTCCCATCAAACCTACAGAACACTAATAGCCAGCCTCAAGGAACACACTTCACAGAGGATTAAGCTTCCTCAAGTCTAAACGTACAACctagttaaaagaaaaagaagaaacgCAATGTgcctgaaagcagcagtgtgaaTTTATCACCCGTGTTCAGCACCAGCGTGACCTGTGGCCATGCTGCATTAAGCTGAAACCCCCCCGCAATCACCGCACCGAGGGCGGGCAGGAATGCCACTGGTCAGGTCCTCCCGAGGAGCACTGCAGAACCCAAGGCTGCATGGAGGCTTTTAAAGCAATTTGTGGTAGAGCTCTGAGCCAGGATCTGAAATCTTCCTGAAGCCACCCCATGGCCCTCCGTGAGCTGAGCTCTTCTCAGAAAGCACGTGAGAAAACACAGCCTGCATCCTCAGCCAGGGTCACCACGATGGCAAATGCCACAGATGAAACTTGTGGTGAGACCACAACatgtgaaaagaggaaaaaaagaattcatcaGCAGAAACCTTCATTCAGACAACTGTTGACAGAGCAGATGAGGCCAGGAGCCTGTTTCGCTGAAGAAAATCCCCAGGATGAAAGTGAACGCTGTCCCCTCCAGTGCTGGGACAGGATCTACCGCTGCCCCAAGCCCTGCCCCCTGCATGTGAGGATCTGCCAGGGAGAACACATGGGGATCCCATCAGGAATCAACCCTGGCCCCGCAGCCCTACAGCACACCCGCAGGCACAATGAGCAGGGCAAGAACCCCACAGAAGGGATCTCAgtggagagctgtgctggcacagggctCCCTGCCTGCCAGCCCGGTCTGGGTTCTCTCCCGACCAGCAGGAAAACactcacatggaaaaaaaaaaactatgaaaagaACAATTGAATGCCAAGTGAGCTGGGTCAGTTCATCAATGCACCggctcagcaccacagctgGCACgtgggaggaggcaggaggGCACAGCTGAGATCAGGGAAGAGAAGGGCCCTTTTGAGAGTGCCCTGCGCTAACTTACCGCTGCAGCACCAGCGCccgctgcctcctcctcctccaggctggGCCCCCTCCTCCAGGGCTCTGTACTTATCCGCTCCTTCGTGCGACCATTTGGGTTACTAATTTGCAGAAAGTTAatccagggggaaaaaaaaaaaaagaaaaagatcagctCAGCAAAAAGACTGGCCACGATGTGCAGGAAGGAGCCTGCTCACAGCGAGCATGCCACCAGCTCTACCCACAGGAGCCACGCAGCAGAAAGCCCTTGTGCTACAGCTGGGGTCCCAGCTTCGGGAGCTCCCGAAGTTGGACGCATGTCAGAAGCAGCAGGCGCATGCCCCGGCCCAGGATGTGAAGGAACCCCAGCACAGTGGAGATGCCAGGGCACTTCCCAGTGAGAGCCCAGCCTCTGGGAACCCACGGTGCCACGCTGTGTGACCTTGAGCAGGACACAGCGCTGGGGGAAACGGCGTGCATTCCTGGGGGGTGGGATCTCACCTGAGCCCTGCCAACGCCTCAGGCAGAGGCTGCCCTCCAACCAGGAGCTTTGGCTTCAATTCACCGCCAGACCCAGGATGCAGGCAGCCCCACGCAGCCGGCACGCTCGGGAAAAGCGCAGCAACACCAAATAGTCCTGAGCACCTTTCCCACCGACATACCGAACTTCAGTCCAGACCAGAATCAAAGTCAGTGAATAAATGCAGGAAGATACACAGATAAGAAAAAGAGCTGGAGCAGGAAATATGCACACCTGCATGTCTGTCGGTTAGTGAACTAacttcccttcctgcagcacctccaaGGTTTGCCCGAACTTACTCGATCTCCCAGAACAAGTCCTAAAAGCACAGGTTCTTCAGACAGATTAAACATGGTCACAGTCTTCAGCAACTGGGGCTTAGAGTACAGAGCCCTCCAGACTGCACAAACATCCTaagaacaaacattttcagcatACCGAGACCTCAGATATGCTGGGTCAACCCAATGGTGTTTACTTGTATTTTGCCCAAATTGCCAGCGAAGCActcagggctgggggagcagcagccTCTCCGCTGGTTCAACAAGAAACCGGTGGGCAGCCTACGAGCACCACAAGGAATGCCAGAGATGTTTATTTACACGACCGCTGTTTGCCCAACGAGAACTTAGAGCTTGCATTTTCCTCCTCCAACTCAATGGAATTAATTCCTCCACGCTGTTCCTCAGCTGACGGGACGTGGTGAGGCAGCGAGACAccgctcctgctgctgtgccgcACCTCGGCTGCACCTCGCACCTGGGCCAGGGCAGGGTGGGCATGGAATTGCCACCAGCGTGACCCCACCGCCCTCTTGCCTCTTCCAGCAGAGCCGAGAGGACCCTGGCCTCGCATGCAAAGCACTAGAGTGCCTGCCTCTGTGGCACGAGCCAGGACGCAGCGCTCCCTCCGATGTCCCCCCGCTGCTGGAGCGAAGTTCTGCCGCCAGAAGACGTGCAGGAATTCCTCCAGGGCAGCCGCCCGTGGCAGATAAGCTATGGTCAGGTCTCAGCCAGTTTGGACCATGTGTTTCACAGCTCAAGCTGGCGGGGATCTCAGCATACCCCAGTGCCCACCCTCACGCCCTGCAGCAGCCGGAGAAGCGGGGAGCAGCCCCGCAGCACTCAGCCTGGTGTCAACCACGCCTGAAAGCAGAGAAGCGCTCGGGGTTAACAAATCCCTACAGACCCACGGGTACGCAGCAAGGCGCAGAGCAAACTCACCCGTACGCTGCTGTGTAAAGGAACTGGCACTGCTAAGTTAGCACGGGCCACATCCAACTCATTCATGAACTCGGGCCAGTTCCCCAAGAAGCAAGCACaaagcctgcagccagcaggcagcgCGGGGTGGGAGCAGCACGGCTCTGCCGACACGGCGGCATTCCCTGCACCCCGGCTCGCCCCGAGCCTCTCCCGTTGGCACACTACCCTATATTTAGGATAGGAGAGCGCAGTGGCAAGCATTGGGAAGAATGAGTAAGTGGCTTAGGATGCCTGGAATGGTGGCAGAGGCCGCATGAAGAAAACGAGGCTGAATTAGGAACTGCTGGAGCAAGGGCCGCGGGGCAGAAGGGCACCTGTGAAGCCGAAGTTTTTAAGGGCCGACAAACCTCGTACAAAGCGAGGTAAGGCCCCGGTTCGGAGCAGCGCTCCCGGCGAGGGGCGGCAGCGGTCCGTAGCGCAGCAGCGGGAGGCAGCCCCTGCCCGGGAGACGGGAGAAGCAAGGTGAAGGCGCGCTCCGCTCGCTCACAGCCGTTCCGCGCCCGCTTAGGCCCCACCGGCGGCGGCGGTGCCGCTTTCCCAGCGCGGAGNNNNNNNNNNNNNNNNNNNNNNNNNNNNNNNNNNNNNNNNNNNNNNNNNNNNNNNNNNNNNNNNNNNNNNNNNNNNNNNNNNNNNNNNNNNNNNNNNNNNNNNNNNNNNNNNNNNNNNNNNNNNNNNNNNNNNNNNNNNNNNNNNNNNNNNNNNNNNNNNNNNNNNNNNNNNNNNNNNNNNNNNNNNNNNNNNNNNNNNNNNNNNNNNNNNNNNNNNNNNNNNNNNNNNNNNNNNNNNNNNNNNNNNNNNNNNNNNNNNNNNNNNNNNNNNNNNNNNNNNNNNNNNNNNNNNNNNNNNNNNNNNNNNNNNNNNNNNNNNNNNNNNNNNNNNNNNNNNNNNNNNNNNNNNNNNNNNNNNNNNNNNNNNNNNNNNNNNNNNNNNNNNNNNNNNNNNNNNNNNNNNNNNNNNNNNNNNNNNNNNNNNNNNNNNNNNNNNNNNNNNNNNNNNNNNNNNNNNNNNNNNNNNNNNNNNNNNNNNNNNNNNNNNNNNNNNNNNNNNNNNNNNNNNNNNNNNNNNNNNNNNNNNNNNNNNNNNNNNNNNNNNNNNNNNNNNNNNNNNNNNNNNNNNNNNNNNNNNNNNNNNNNNNNNNNNNNNNNNNNNNNNNNNNNNNNNNNNNNNNNNNNNNNNNNNNNNNNNNNNNNNNNNNNNNNNNNNNNNNNNNNNNNNNNNNNNNNNNNNNNNNNNNNNNNNNNNNNNNNNNNNNNNNNNNNNNNNNNNNNNNNNNNNNNNNNNNNNNNNNNNNNNNNNNNNNNNNNNNNNNNNNNNNNNNNNNNNNNNNNNNNNNNNNNNNNNNNNNNNNNNNNNNNNNNNNNNNNNNNNNNNNNNNNNNNNNNNNNNNNNNNNNNNNNNNNNNNNNNNNNNNNNNNNNNNNNNNNNNNNNNNNNNNNNNNTCCCGTCGCTCCTCCCCAAGTCGCGTCCCCTTCCTCCGGGCGCCGCCCCAGGCCCCGCCCACACCGGACGGGCCCGGCTCACCCGGTCAGGCCCCGCCCGCGCCCGTCGGGTGCCGCCCCCTCTCGGCGGACCGCGCCCGTACCCAGCAGGCCACGCCCCTCTCCCAGAAGGCCACGCCCCTCTCCCAGAAGGCCACGCCCCCTCCGGTCAGGCCACGCCCACTTCCAGCAGGCACCGCCCCACGTGAGGCTTCGGGGTCCGCGGCCTCGGCCCCCTCCGGCCCGACCCGGCCCCTCCTCGCCTCCGGCCCGCAGGCAAATATTTGCTGGGGGCCGGCCCTGGACTACGGCCTGACCTCCAGCACCTCCACCATGCCGGCCCCGCTGGGCCTGCTGCTCACCCTGGCCGTTGCCCTGGGTGCAGGTAGGGCCTGGGCAGGCAGCGTGGGGCCAGCTGGCGTAGCGCGGCGTGGGGGACCCAGGATTGGGGGCTCCGGGAGCTCCCGCTCTCTGGGACCGGGGCACGCTGACCCCCGCTGCCCCCAGGCCACCGCTCGCCCCTGAACGACTTCCAGCGCCTGCGCGGCACCGAGCTGCGGGCAGCACCCAACGAGCCCCCACCGCCAGCAGCAGAGCGCGGCGCGgcccagcagtgtgcccagcgCTGTGCCAACAGCCCGGCCTGCCGGTGAGCGCCACGTGGCAGGGAGCCGGGCCTCAGTGTGGTGCTGCGCAGCGCCCTGCCACCTCCGCCCGCCCGCAGGGCCTTCCACCACGAGCGGCAGagccagctgtgccagctgctgccctggagCCAGCACTCGCCCGGCGCCCGGCTGCAGAAGAACATCCACTACGACCTGTACCAGAAGAAAGGTGGGGCTGGCACCGGGCCCGGGCCTGGGGCTCACGGTGCGGGGCTCCCGCTGCCCGCGCGGCTCCGACATGGTGCCCGGTTATCCCCAGACTTCCTGCGGGAGTGCATCGTGGCCAATGGCACCAGTTATCGCGGCACGCGGGACACGACGGAGCGCGGCCTGCGCTGCCAGCACTGGCGGGCCACCACGCCCCACGACCACAGGTGCCACCGTGCCACCGCTGCCCCGGGCAGTGCGGGGTGATGGGGAAAAGGATGGGAATGGTACGGGATGGCAGGGAGCGGGATGGAGACAACATGGGGTGATGGAGAACGGGgtggggacaggctgggagCAATGAGGATGgcttggggacactggggacaacGCAGGGGCAATGGCAGCGAACGGGGTGGTTCAGGTTCCTGCCATCCCCCCGCAACGGGCTGGAGGAGAATTACTGCCGCAACCCCGACCGTGACAAGCGCGGCCCGTGGTGCTACACCGTCGACCCCAACGTCCGGCACCAGAGCTGCGGCATCAAGAAGTGCGAGGACGGTGAGTGCTGTGCTTCGGGCACGCCCTGTGCCGCCCATCCCCGTTACCGCTCAGCCCTCCCGCTGTTGGCAGCCATCTGCATGACCTGCAATGGGGAGGATTACCGGGGCTTCGTGGACCACACTGAGTCGGGGACCGAGTGCCAGCGCTGGGACCTGCAGCACCCGCACAAGCATCCCTACCACCCCGACAAGTCAGTACTTGTGGCAGGGCTGTGTGGCCGCGGGGATGGCAGCGGACATCTGTCACCTGCAGCCGCTGCTCCCCGCCTCACCCAGGTACCCCGAGAAGGGTCTGGATGACAACTACTGCCGCAACCCCGACGGCTCCGAGCGGCCCTGGTGCTACACCACTGACCCGGCGCTGGAGCGCGAGTTCTGCCGCATCCGCGTCTGCAGTAAGTCCCCTTATGTCAGCTCTGGGGCCGGTGTCTTCAGTGCCACCCTCACCCCGCCGCTCTCCTCCATACAAGCAGAGAAACGCCCGCGGCCCGTCAACGTCACCACCGGCTGCTACAGGGGCAAGGGCGAAGGCTACCGGGGCCGGGTGAACGTCACCGTGTCGGGCATCCCCTGCCAGCGCTGGGACGCGCAGACTCCCCACCGGCACCACTTCGTGCCCAGCAAGTACCCCTGCAAGTAGGGCTGGTGGGACGGGGGGCTGCGGCAGCACCCAGGCGTGCGGGCACCCACGCAGCCGCTCCACCAGGGACCTGCAGGAGAACTACTGCCGCAACCCCGATGGCTCAGAAGCCCCGTGGTGCTTCACCACCCGCCCCGGCATGCGTGTCGCCTTCTGCTTCCACATCCGCCGCTGTGATGACGAGCTGGACGCGCAAGGTGAGACCTCACCGCGTGGGTGCCCCACCGGGGCGTCCACCTGCGGTACCAGCTCCCCCTGCCTGTCCCTAGAGTGCTACCACGGCCACGGCGAGCAGTACCGTGGCCACGTCAGTAAGACGCGCAAGGGCATCACGTGCCAGAAGTGGGACGCCACGACGCCCCACGTGCCACAGTGAGTGTGCCGCGAGCATGCCGGGGTGATGCACGGcaatggggatggggacagtgacCGTGGCTCCCGGCCGGCAGGATCTCGCCCACCACCCACCCTGAGGCGCACCTGGAGGAGAACTACTGCCGCAACCCCGACAACGACAGCCACGGCCCCTGGTGCTACACCATGGACCCGCGCACGCCCTTCGACTACTGCGCCATCAAGCCCTGCTGTGAGTTTGGCCCCCTCGAGCCCCAGCCGCCCCACGGGGTGCATTGGGCCACCCTCCACAGCCGCACTCTGCTTTCCCTCCGCAGCCGGCAGCGCCGTGCCATCTGTCCTGGAGAGCGCAGGTGAGGACACAGGGacgtggggctgtgggtgcttGGTGTGGTGCCCCCGGCCAATGCCCACTGTGCCCGCAGATGCAGTGACATTTGAGGAATGCGGCCGGCGGGACGAGAGGCTGCAGCGCAAGGGACGTGTGGTGGGCGGGCTGCCCGGCAACTCACCATGGACCGTCAGCATCCGCAACCGGTGAGCAGGCACCCCGTGTGCCAGCCGTGCCATGCTGCCGGCCGGGTGCCCACCCCTGCCAACCCCCCTGCCCGCAGGGCCGGCTTGCACTTCTGTGGAGGGTCACTGGTGAAGGAGCAGTGGGTGATCAGCACACGGCAGTGCTTCTCCTCCTGGTGAGCTCAGGGACAGGGTGCGGGGTGCCGGCAGCCGCCGTGCCCTGATGGCCCTGTCCCGCAGTGACGCGGACCTGTCAGGCTACGAGGTGCACCTGGGGACGCTGTTCAAGGACCCCAGCCCTGCCGACCCCGACCTGCAGGCCATCCCCATCATACGCATCGTTTGCGGCCCCTCCGAGTCCCACCTGGTGCTACTGAAGCTGGCGAGGTGGGCGTCTGCACCTGGCGCCCTGCGCCCCAGTGCCGTGGGCTGGCACCGCATCCCCACGCTGTTCTGTCCTTCTGCAGGCCAGCCGTGCTCAACAAGCGCGTGGCCCTGATCTGCCTGCCGCCCGAGCGCTACGTCGTGCCCGCTGGCACCACCTGCGAGATTGCTGGCTGGGGGGAAACCAGAGGTACTGCTGTGAGCAGCCCCACCATGGTGTCCCACTGCAATGGCGTCCCCTATCTATGGCAGTCCCCTTCCACACCATCCCCACCGTCATGGCATCCCCCTGCCCATGTCCTCTGTCCACATGAACCCCCTTTGATGTCATCTTCCAGCCCAGGGCACCCCCTTGCCCATGACATTCCTTTCCCAAGGCATCTTCTTGCTCCTGGCATCCCCCTACCCATGGCATCCCCTTCCCATGCCACCCCCCACCCACGGTTTTCCTATGCCCATACATGCCTtgctgctgccccatccccGCAGGCACGGCGGATGGCCACGTGCTGAATGTGGCAAAGCTGCCAGTGCTGGCACACGGTGAGTGCCAGGCAATGCTGCGTGGGCGCTTGAAGGAGAGCGAGCTGTGCACAGCCCCGCTGCGTGCTGGTGTGGGCGCCTGCGAGGTGAGCAGGGTTCGGGGGGCCAGGCAGGCTTGGAGACCCCACAGCATAGGGGTGACGGTGCTCTCCTGGCCCTACAGGGAGATTACGGGGGACCCCTGGCCTGTCTGACCGCCGactgctgggtgctggaggGGGTGATCACCCCATCCCGCGTCTGCGCCCGCACCGACCAGCCTGGCCTCTTCATCCGCGTCTCACTCTATGTTGACTGGATCCACAAGGTCATGAGGATGGTGTGAGCCGTGCTGCAAATGACACCTCCCCACTcacccccccagccccaatAAAGGCAGTGGAGCCAGCCTCTGTCTGCGTCTCAGTGTGGCCAGGGCacagggcacagcactgcacaggttGTCAACACATTTATTTAGAGCCAAACCCAAATCCCCATACCCATCCTCCGCCTTCACTGTGCTCAATCCCTTCTCCTTCAGTCCTGGTGCCATCTCCAGGACCTGTGGTCACCCTGGGGCCAGCACAGCCATGGGGCCACCACAGCCATGGGGCCACCGTGGGCTCTAGGGGCTGTGCTGTCCCGCTGGGGGCTGCCCCAGGTGCTGGAGGAGCCAGCGGGCGCAGTTCCCAAAAACATCGGCTTCCGTCTCCACGCCAGCCAGTGCATGGCCACCCTCAGGGTaccacagcagcctgcagggcaggggaTGCTCAGCCAGCACCGCAGGGCTCCAtgcccacccccccccccgtccccaTGCCGTGCTCACCGTGTTGGCACCCTGCCGGCCCGCAGCACCCGGTACAGCTCCAGCGCCTGCGTGGGGCTGACGCGCCGGTCCCGGGCACCCACGCACAGCAGCACCGGCGCCCGCACCTGCGGCACAGGTGGTAGTGGGCACCTGGTTCCTGCACCCGCATCCCTGCACCCATCCTACCGCACTGTACCTGGGGCACCTGGATGATGGGTGAGCGCTGCAGCATGGCAACCAGGTCCTCCGCGCGGGGCACCCGCTGGAAGGAGTAGGGCAGCCCCAGGGATGTGTAGCGCCTGCGggagggaggctgtggtgggtGACGTGGCACAGCACGGTGCGGGATGGCACGGCGTGGGGCGGGTGGCTCTCACCAGTCGGGGATGTCGGAGGTgcccagcagtgcaggcaggTTGGAGACAGGGTTGCGCAGGGCGCACACCCGGTAGCGCTCAGGCTGGCGGGCGAGGAGGTGGAGGGCGATGAAGGCTCCGTGGGAGCCGGCTAGCAGTGCCACGCGGCGCGGGTCGAGGGGCTCACTGTGCAGTGCCTGCTCCACCGCCAGCTGTGGGCATGGGCACCCGACCATCAGCACCCCGACATCAGCACCCCAACATCAGCATCTGTCCCGGTGCTGCTCACCTGCGTGTCAGCCACGTCCTGCTCACCCACACGGGACTGCAGGCACTCAATGCCGG contains:
- the MST1 gene encoding hepatocyte growth factor-like protein, with translation MPAPLGLLLTLAVALGAGHRSPLNDFQRLRGTELRAAPNEPPPPAAERGAAQQCAQRCANSPACRAFHHERQSQLCQLLPWSQHSPGARLQKNIHYDLYQKKDFLRECIVANGTSYRGTRDTTERGLRCQHWRATTPHDHRFLPSPRNGLEENYCRNPDRDKRGPWCYTVDPNVRHQSCGIKKCEDAICMTCNGEDYRGFVDHTESGTECQRWDLQHPHKHPYHPDKYPEKGLDDNYCRNPDGSERPWCYTTDPALEREFCRIRVCKKRPRPVNVTTGCYRGKGEGYRGRVNVTVSGIPCQRWDAQTPHRHHFVPSKYPCKDLQENYCRNPDGSEAPWCFTTRPGMRVAFCFHIRRCDDELDAQECYHGHGEQYRGHVSKTRKGITCQKWDATTPHVPQISPTTHPEAHLEENYCRNPDNDSHGPWCYTMDPRTPFDYCAIKPCSGSAVPSVLESADAVTFEECGRRDERLQRKGRVVGGLPGNSPWTVSIRNRAGLHFCGGSLVKEQWVISTRQCFSSCDADLSGYEVHLGTLFKDPSPADPDLQAIPIIRIVCGPSESHLVLLKLARPAVLNKRVALICLPPERYVVPAGTTCEIAGWGETRGTADGHVLNVAKLPVLAHGECQAMLRGRLKESELCTAPLRAGVGACEGDYGGPLACLTADCWVLEGVITPSRVCARTDQPGLFIRVSLYVDWIHKVMRMV